A part of Thiovulum sp. ES genomic DNA contains:
- a CDS encoding Helix-turn-helix protein (PFAM: Helix-turn-helix) translates to MEGENIIKQICKELNISQTELAKQTGYARETISRWKNSNDIPKSAENHLLLLMKYEKFKNIENLIKVI, encoded by the coding sequence TTGGAAGGAGAAAATATTATAAAGCAAATATGCAAGGAGCTTAATATCTCTCAAACTGAATTGGCAAAACAAACAGGTTATGCAAGAGAGACTATTTCTAGGTGGAAAAACTCAAATGATATTCCAAAAAGTGCTGAAAATCATTTATTACTATTGATGAAATACGAGAAATTTAAAAACATTGAGAATTTGATTAAAGTCATTTAA
- a CDS encoding Protein of unknown function (DUF1566) (PFAM: Protein of unknown function (DUF1566)~IMG reference gene:2508611131_SP) yields the protein KNLPYGGFTFKDTLKNGLKFYLKQAGFAEVETTYPKSLKPQGEFETDEEFKVRKSNFEEGKKAYLFKYRKDREAQIREIKKDIQNRKAEIFNSWFGKQSISMKYNPNIGEFDVSVNEYLKFKFPVPRSEARDFKKNLKNFDLIFEEKRGKLFLVGAKSGNFSTKLNIDFTKIEIEIEIEREREREREREREREREIQAKTLKVKNLMFQDFDLPERMNWNSAVSYCENLEIVGFSDWRLPNKNELKTARNNKNSFKNLRSKTSWYWSISNNNNSKSWIVDFHDGYDDWYYQTYDYFAVCVRDL from the coding sequence CAAAAACCTACCTTATGGAGGTTTTACTTTTAAAGACACTTTAAAAAATGGACTGAAATTTTACCTAAAACAGGCAGGTTTTGCTGAGGTTGAAACAACTTACCCAAAAAGTTTAAAACCTCAAGGTGAGTTTGAAACTGATGAAGAGTTTAAAGTTAGAAAAAGCAATTTTGAAGAGGGTAAAAAAGCCTACCTGTTTAAGTATAGAAAAGATAGAGAAGCTCAAATAAGAGAAATTAAAAAAGATATTCAAAACCGAAAAGCTGAAATTTTTAATAGTTGGTTTGGCAAACAATCAATATCTATGAAATATAACCCAAATATTGGAGAGTTTGATGTTTCCGTAAATGAGTATTTGAAATTTAAATTTCCAGTTCCACGAAGTGAAGCAAGAGATTTCAAAAAAAACCTGAAAAACTTTGATCTTATTTTTGAAGAGAAGAGAGGCAAACTTTTTCTTGTTGGAGCAAAAAGTGGAAATTTTTCAACAAAACTAAATATTGACTTTACAAAAATAGAAATAGAAATAGAAATAGAAAGAGAAAGAGAAAGAGAAAGAGAAAGAGAAAGAGAAAGAGAAAGAGAAATTCAAGCAAAAACTCTGAAAGTTAAAAATTTGATGTTTCAAGACTTTGACTTACCAGAAAGAATGAATTGGAATAGTGCTGTTTCATATTGTGAAAATTTAGAGATTGTTGGTTTTTCAGATTGGAGACTTCCAAACAAAAATGAACTAAAAACAGCAAGAAACAACAAAAATAGTTTTAAAAATCTTCGTAGTAAAACCTCTTGGTACTGGAGCATAAGCAATAATAATAATTCCAAGTCTTGGATTGTCGATTTCCACGATGGGTACGACGATTGGTACTATCAGACTTACGATTACTTTGCTGTTTGTGTCCGTGACTTATAG